A single genomic interval of Cucumis sativus cultivar 9930 chromosome 5, Cucumber_9930_V3, whole genome shotgun sequence harbors:
- the LOC101219573 gene encoding uncharacterized protein LOC101219573 isoform X2, whose product MPPEPLPWDRKDFFKERKHERSEFLGPLPRWRDSSSHGSREFSRWGSGDFRRPPGHGRQGGWHVFSEEYGHGYGPSMSFNNKMLENVSSRPSVSHGDGKYARNGRESRSFSQRDWKGHSWATSNGSTNNGGRMQHDLNYDQRSVHDMLIYPSHSHSDFVNPREKVKGQHDKVDDVNGLGTNQRRDREYSVSSSGWKPLKWTRSGGLSSRTSTSGHSSSKKSIEALDSNDRKSETVSKNASQNFSPSADHAECAMSSLPYDDASARKKPRLGWGEGLAKYEKKKVEVPDGSTAFTNITAESTHSLNSSLIEKGPRGSGFADCTSPATPSSVISGSPPGGDEKSFGKASSDNDVSNFHGSPGSCFQNQYEGTSTVEKLDNFSIANLCSPLIQLLQSNDSISVDSTALSKLLIYKNQISKVLETTESEIDLLENELKGLKSESKGYFSFTLASSSLLVGDKFFEEQNNVANAVATLPVVTSANTISKTMAHSTSDLEEVYADKDRSGRLDVKESVMKEKLTIYGCSVKENIAAYIDNSVPIKSEGVTVHPVANDMYECAEGGDSVSDLILASNKESACKASEALIGMLPTNERKIDIWSTNACSQNQCLVKERFAKRKRLLRFKERVITLKFKAYQSLWKENLHVPPVRKLRAKSQKKHQLSLWTNYSGYQKNRSSIRYRMPSPGNLNPVSSTEILKHVSMQLSTPQIKQYRRTLKMPALVLDQKDKMGSRFISNNGLVENPCAVEKERAMINPWTSEEKDVFMEKLECFGKDFGKIASFLDHKTTADCVEFYYKNHKSDCFEKTKKLEFGKKVKSSTSNYLMTTGKKWNPETNAASLDMLGAASTMTARAHKYSSSRSGGRTSYHITQFDDGLSERAKGLNGFGNEREKVAADVLAGICGSLSSEAMGSCVTSNFNRGDSSQDLKCKKGVTTVLRQRMTTNVPRYVDNEIFSDESCGEMGPSYWTDGEKSLFIEAVSVYGKNFSVISTHVGSKSTDQCKVFFSKARKCLGLDLICSAKKMPDNGNGHDADRSNGEGGVDTKDAFPCEMVGSRVVDDLPKAVMSISGGESESMNLQSTHQEVNPSSKTCSNAAVDAMVSDDECTRKDGSQSGFDDDCQSVNSANDKNGLIHEQQHVVISDETAKEQDISVLVATSVGNVSDTETKRGNVDASTARGDKADSHATDCPSIPSNSHITSSAKEEQGRHHVRVHSRSLSDSEQSSRNGDIKLFGQILTHSSFVPSSKSGSSENGIKTTEPHHKFKRRLKVNSHGNLSTAKFNCKNSPGQEENTPSRSYGIWDGNQIRTGLLSLPDPTTLLSRYPTFNHLSKPASSPTEQSPSGCKEETSNSNKETQKREVNNSRKEEVVGEMNVEESCCNEGGGGGGS is encoded by the exons ATGCCGCCTGAACCTTTGCCCTGGGATCGGAAGGACTTCTTCAAGGAGAGGAAACACGAGAGGTCAGAGTTCCTCGGACCTTTACCCAGATGGAGAGATTCATCCAGTCACGGATCCCGTGAGTTTAGTAGGTGGGGATCAGGTGATTTTCGGAGACCTCCAG GTCATGGTAGGCAGGGGGGTTGGCATGTGTTCTCTGAGGAATATGGTCACGGTTATGGGCCTTCCATGTCATTCAATAACAAGATGCTTGAGAACGTCAGTAGCCGGCCATCTGTTTCACATGGCGATGGGAAGTATGCTAGGAACGGTAGGGAAAGCAGATCTTTTAGTCAAAGAGATTGGAAAGGCCATTCTTGGGCAACAAGTAATGGGTCTACAAACAATGGTGGTAGAATGCAGCATGATCTAAATTATGATCAGAGGTCAGTTCATGATATGCTGATATATCCCTCTCATTCTCATTCTGACTTTGTAAACCCGAGAGAAAAGGTAAAAGGCCAGCATGATAAGGTCGATGATGTCAATGGGTTAGGCACAAACCAGAGACGTGATCGGGAGTATTCAGTGAGTTCCTCAGGGTGGAAGCCTCTTAAATGGACACGTTCTGGTGGCTTGTCTTCACGAACATCAACATCGGGCCACTCCAGTAGCAAAAAGAGCATTGAAGCTCTAGATTCTAATGATAGAAAGTCTGAGACTGTGTCGAAAAATGCATCACAAAATTTTTCTCCTTCAGCCGACCATGCTGAGTGTGCCATGTCTTCTCTCCCTTATGATGACGCAAGTGCCAGGAAGAAGCCGCGGCTAGGATGGGGTGAGGGACTTGCCAagtatgagaaaaaaaaggtcgAAGTTCCTGATGGCAGCACTGCCTTCACAAATATTACTGCAGAATCTACTCATTCTCTGAATTCTAGCTTGATTGAAAAAGGCCCCCGAGGCTCAGGATTTGCTGATTGTACCTCACCTGCCACCCCTTCTTCTGTCATTAGTGGTTCCCCTCCAG GTGGGGATGAAAAATCATTTGGAAAGGCATCGAGTGATAATGATGTCAGTAACTTTCATGGTTCACCTGGCTCTTGTTTTCAGAATCAATATGAGGGAACGTCCACTGTAGAGAAGTTGGATAATTTTTCAATAGCTAATTTGTGTTCTCCACTCATTCAACTGTTGCAATCTAATGATTCGATTTCAGTGGATTCCACTGCCTTGAGTAAGCTgcttatatataaaaatcaaatttctaaagtGTTGGAGACAACTGAGTCTGAAATTGATTTACTTGAAAATGAGCTGAAGGGATTGAAATCTGAAAGTAAGGGTTACTTTTCTTTCACGTTGGCATCCAGTTCTTTGCTGGTGGGAGATAAATTCTTTGAAGAGCAAAACAATGTCGCTAATGCAGTTGCTACCCTGCCAGTTGTTACTTCTGCAAATACTATTTCAAAAACGATGGCACATTCTACAAGTGACTTGGAAGAAGTGTATGCTGATAAGGATAGGTCTGGGAGGTTGGATGTGAAGGAATCTGTCATGAAAGAGAAGCTAACAATTTATGGTTGCAGtgtgaaagaaaatattgcagCCTATATAGACAATAGCGTGCCTATAAAGAGTGAAGGTGTCACAGTACATCCTGTTGCTAATGATATGTATGAATGTGCTGAGGGAGGAGATAGTGTGTCTGATTTAATTCTGGCATCCAATAAAGAATCTGCATGTAAGGCTTCTGAAGCTTTAATCGGGATGTTGCCTACCAATGAACGTAAGATTGATATTTGGAGTACAAATGCCTGCTCACAGAATCAATGTTTAGTGAAAGAGAGATTTGCAAAGAGGAAACGGTTACTAAGATTTAAGGAGAGAGTAATTACCCTTAAGTTTAAAGCCTACCAGTCTTTGTGGAAGGAGAATTTGCATGTGCCTCCTGTAAGGAAGCTACGAGCTAAATCTCAGAAAAAACATCAGTTGAGTTTGTGGACAAATTACAGTGGCTATCAGAAGAACCGATCTTCCATTCGATACCGTATGCCTTCACCAG GAAATCTGAACCCCGTTTCTAGCACAGAGATACTTAAGCATGTGAGCATGCAGCTTTCTACTCCCCAGATTAAGCAGTACCGGAGGACATTGAAGATGCCCGCATTAGTTCTGGACCAGAAGGATAAGATGGGCTCAAGGTTCATCTCTAACAACGGATTAGTTGAGAACCCTTGTGCAGTTGAGAAGGAAAGGGCAATGATTAATCCATGGACCTCAGAAGAGAAAGATGTTTTTATGGAGAAGTTGGAATGTTTTGGGAAAGATTTTGGGAAAATTGCATCCTTTCTTGATCATAAAACAACAGCAGACTGTGTCGAGTTCTACTACAAAAACCACAAGTCTGATTGCTTTGAGAAAACAAAGAAGCTGGAGTTTGGGAAGAAAGTGAAGTCCTCCACTAGTAACTATTTGATGACAACAGGGAAGAAATGGAATCCAGAAACGAATGCCGCTTCTCTTGACATGTTGGGTGCCGCCTCAACGATGACTGCCCGTGCTCATAAGTATTCCAGCAGCAGGTCTGGTGGAAGAACTTCATATCACATAACTCAATTCGATGATGGTCTATCAGAAAGGGCCAAAGGTCTTAATGGTTTtggaaatgaaagagaaaaggtGGCGGCTGATGTTTTGGCTGGTATATGTGGTTCTCTTTCTTCAGAAGCCATGGGTTCGTGTGTCACTAGTAATTTCAACCGAGGAGACAGTTCTCAGGATTTGAAGTGCAAAAAGGGTGTTACTACCGTATTAAGACAGCGTATGACAACCAATGTTCCACGGTATGTTGACAATGAGATTTTTTCTGACGAGAGTTGTGGAGAAATGGGTCCTTCCTATTGGACGGATGGGGAGAAGTCTCTTTTCATAGAAGCGGTGTCAGTTTATGGGAAGAATTTCTCTGTGATCTCTACCCATGTAGGATCAAAATCCACGGACCAATGCAAGGTCTTCTTTAGCAAAGCACGGAAGTGCCTCGGGTTGGATTTAATATGTTCTGCAAAGAAAATGCCAGATAATGGAAATGGGCATGATGCTGATAGAAGCAATGGTGAAGGAGGTGTAGATACCAAAGATGCCTTTCCTTGTGAAATGGTTGGCTCGCGGGTGGTTGATGACTTGCCAAAGGCTGTAATGAGTATAAGTGGTGGTGAATCGGAATCCATGAATCTGCAATCTACCCATCAGGAAGTCAATCCATCCTCAAAGACTTGTAGTAATGCTGCTGTGGATGCTATGGTGTCAGATGATGAATGTACTAGGAAGGATGGCTCTCAATCGGGTTTTGATGACGACTGCCAGTCAGTGAATTCTGCCAATGATAAGAATGGTTTGATACATGAGCAGCAACATGTAGTCATATCTGATGAAACTGCAAAAGAACAAGACATTTCTGTTTTGGTTGCAACATCAGTTGGAAATGTTTCAGATACTGAAACCAAGAGAGGAAATGTCGATGCTAGCACAGCTCGAGGTGATAAAGCTGATTCCCATGCAACAGATTGCCCTTCAATACCCTCAAACTCTCACATAACATCATCGGCTAAGGAGGAACAAGGGCGTCATCATGTGAGAGTGCATTCACGTAGTTTGTCTGATTCTGAGCAATCGTCTAGAAATGGCgacataaaattatttggtcAAATTCTTACACATTCCTCATTTGTGCCGAGTTCAAAATCTGGATCCAGTGAGAACGGAATCAAGACGACCGAGCCTCACCACAAGTTCAAGCGTAGATTGAAAGTAAACAGCCATGGGAATCTAAGTACAGCCAAGTTCAATTGTAAGAACTCTCCAGGCCAAGAGGAGAATACTCCCTCAAGAAGTTATGGAATTTGGGATGGCAACCAAATACGCACTGGGCTTTTGTCATTGCCTGATCCCACCACCCTATTATCCAGATATCCTACATTCAATCATCTCTCTAAGCCAGCCTCCTCCCCGACCGAGCAGTCACCATCTGGTTGCAAGGAAGAGacatcaaactcaaacaagGAAACCCAGAAGAGGGAGGTAAATAATAGTAGGAAGGAGGAAGTAGTTGGAGAAATGAATGTGGAAGAGAGTTGTTGTAATGAGggcggtggtggtggtgggtCATAA
- the LOC101219573 gene encoding uncharacterized protein LOC101219573 isoform X1 translates to MPPEPLPWDRKDFFKERKHERSEFLGPLPRWRDSSSHGSREFSRWGSGDFRRPPGHGRQGGWHVFSEEYGHGYGPSMSFNNKMLENVSSRPSVSHGDGKYARNGRESRSFSQRDWKGHSWATSNGSTNNGGRMQHDLNYDQRSVHDMLIYPSHSHSDFVNPREKVKGQHDKVDDVNGLGTNQRRDREYSVSSSGWKPLKWTRSGGLSSRTSTSGHSSSKKSIEALDSNDRKSETVSKNASQNFSPSADHAECAMSSLPYDDASARKKPRLGWGEGLAKYEKKKVEVPDGSTAFTNITAESTHSLNSSLIEKGPRGSGFADCTSPATPSSVISGSPPGGDEKSFGKASSDNDVSNFHGSPGSCFQNQYEGTSTVEKLDNFSIANLCSPLIQLLQSNDSISVDSTALSKLLIYKNQISKVLETTESEIDLLENELKGLKSESKGYFSFTLASSSLLVGDKFFEEQNNVANAVATLPVVTSANTISKTMAHSTSDLEEVYADKDRSGRLDVKESVMKEKLTIYGCSVKENIAAYIDNSVPIKSEGVTVHPVANDMYECAEGGDSVSDLILASNKESACKASEALIGMLPTNERKIDIWSTNACSQNQCLVKERFAKRKRLLRFKERVITLKFKAYQSLWKENLHVPPVRKLRAKSQKKHQLSLWTNYSGYQKNRSSIRYRMPSPAGNLNPVSSTEILKHVSMQLSTPQIKQYRRTLKMPALVLDQKDKMGSRFISNNGLVENPCAVEKERAMINPWTSEEKDVFMEKLECFGKDFGKIASFLDHKTTADCVEFYYKNHKSDCFEKTKKLEFGKKVKSSTSNYLMTTGKKWNPETNAASLDMLGAASTMTARAHKYSSSRSGGRTSYHITQFDDGLSERAKGLNGFGNEREKVAADVLAGICGSLSSEAMGSCVTSNFNRGDSSQDLKCKKGVTTVLRQRMTTNVPRYVDNEIFSDESCGEMGPSYWTDGEKSLFIEAVSVYGKNFSVISTHVGSKSTDQCKVFFSKARKCLGLDLICSAKKMPDNGNGHDADRSNGEGGVDTKDAFPCEMVGSRVVDDLPKAVMSISGGESESMNLQSTHQEVNPSSKTCSNAAVDAMVSDDECTRKDGSQSGFDDDCQSVNSANDKNGLIHEQQHVVISDETAKEQDISVLVATSVGNVSDTETKRGNVDASTARGDKADSHATDCPSIPSNSHITSSAKEEQGRHHVRVHSRSLSDSEQSSRNGDIKLFGQILTHSSFVPSSKSGSSENGIKTTEPHHKFKRRLKVNSHGNLSTAKFNCKNSPGQEENTPSRSYGIWDGNQIRTGLLSLPDPTTLLSRYPTFNHLSKPASSPTEQSPSGCKEETSNSNKETQKREVNNSRKEEVVGEMNVEESCCNEGGGGGGS, encoded by the exons ATGCCGCCTGAACCTTTGCCCTGGGATCGGAAGGACTTCTTCAAGGAGAGGAAACACGAGAGGTCAGAGTTCCTCGGACCTTTACCCAGATGGAGAGATTCATCCAGTCACGGATCCCGTGAGTTTAGTAGGTGGGGATCAGGTGATTTTCGGAGACCTCCAG GTCATGGTAGGCAGGGGGGTTGGCATGTGTTCTCTGAGGAATATGGTCACGGTTATGGGCCTTCCATGTCATTCAATAACAAGATGCTTGAGAACGTCAGTAGCCGGCCATCTGTTTCACATGGCGATGGGAAGTATGCTAGGAACGGTAGGGAAAGCAGATCTTTTAGTCAAAGAGATTGGAAAGGCCATTCTTGGGCAACAAGTAATGGGTCTACAAACAATGGTGGTAGAATGCAGCATGATCTAAATTATGATCAGAGGTCAGTTCATGATATGCTGATATATCCCTCTCATTCTCATTCTGACTTTGTAAACCCGAGAGAAAAGGTAAAAGGCCAGCATGATAAGGTCGATGATGTCAATGGGTTAGGCACAAACCAGAGACGTGATCGGGAGTATTCAGTGAGTTCCTCAGGGTGGAAGCCTCTTAAATGGACACGTTCTGGTGGCTTGTCTTCACGAACATCAACATCGGGCCACTCCAGTAGCAAAAAGAGCATTGAAGCTCTAGATTCTAATGATAGAAAGTCTGAGACTGTGTCGAAAAATGCATCACAAAATTTTTCTCCTTCAGCCGACCATGCTGAGTGTGCCATGTCTTCTCTCCCTTATGATGACGCAAGTGCCAGGAAGAAGCCGCGGCTAGGATGGGGTGAGGGACTTGCCAagtatgagaaaaaaaaggtcgAAGTTCCTGATGGCAGCACTGCCTTCACAAATATTACTGCAGAATCTACTCATTCTCTGAATTCTAGCTTGATTGAAAAAGGCCCCCGAGGCTCAGGATTTGCTGATTGTACCTCACCTGCCACCCCTTCTTCTGTCATTAGTGGTTCCCCTCCAG GTGGGGATGAAAAATCATTTGGAAAGGCATCGAGTGATAATGATGTCAGTAACTTTCATGGTTCACCTGGCTCTTGTTTTCAGAATCAATATGAGGGAACGTCCACTGTAGAGAAGTTGGATAATTTTTCAATAGCTAATTTGTGTTCTCCACTCATTCAACTGTTGCAATCTAATGATTCGATTTCAGTGGATTCCACTGCCTTGAGTAAGCTgcttatatataaaaatcaaatttctaaagtGTTGGAGACAACTGAGTCTGAAATTGATTTACTTGAAAATGAGCTGAAGGGATTGAAATCTGAAAGTAAGGGTTACTTTTCTTTCACGTTGGCATCCAGTTCTTTGCTGGTGGGAGATAAATTCTTTGAAGAGCAAAACAATGTCGCTAATGCAGTTGCTACCCTGCCAGTTGTTACTTCTGCAAATACTATTTCAAAAACGATGGCACATTCTACAAGTGACTTGGAAGAAGTGTATGCTGATAAGGATAGGTCTGGGAGGTTGGATGTGAAGGAATCTGTCATGAAAGAGAAGCTAACAATTTATGGTTGCAGtgtgaaagaaaatattgcagCCTATATAGACAATAGCGTGCCTATAAAGAGTGAAGGTGTCACAGTACATCCTGTTGCTAATGATATGTATGAATGTGCTGAGGGAGGAGATAGTGTGTCTGATTTAATTCTGGCATCCAATAAAGAATCTGCATGTAAGGCTTCTGAAGCTTTAATCGGGATGTTGCCTACCAATGAACGTAAGATTGATATTTGGAGTACAAATGCCTGCTCACAGAATCAATGTTTAGTGAAAGAGAGATTTGCAAAGAGGAAACGGTTACTAAGATTTAAGGAGAGAGTAATTACCCTTAAGTTTAAAGCCTACCAGTCTTTGTGGAAGGAGAATTTGCATGTGCCTCCTGTAAGGAAGCTACGAGCTAAATCTCAGAAAAAACATCAGTTGAGTTTGTGGACAAATTACAGTGGCTATCAGAAGAACCGATCTTCCATTCGATACCGTATGCCTTCACCAG CAGGAAATCTGAACCCCGTTTCTAGCACAGAGATACTTAAGCATGTGAGCATGCAGCTTTCTACTCCCCAGATTAAGCAGTACCGGAGGACATTGAAGATGCCCGCATTAGTTCTGGACCAGAAGGATAAGATGGGCTCAAGGTTCATCTCTAACAACGGATTAGTTGAGAACCCTTGTGCAGTTGAGAAGGAAAGGGCAATGATTAATCCATGGACCTCAGAAGAGAAAGATGTTTTTATGGAGAAGTTGGAATGTTTTGGGAAAGATTTTGGGAAAATTGCATCCTTTCTTGATCATAAAACAACAGCAGACTGTGTCGAGTTCTACTACAAAAACCACAAGTCTGATTGCTTTGAGAAAACAAAGAAGCTGGAGTTTGGGAAGAAAGTGAAGTCCTCCACTAGTAACTATTTGATGACAACAGGGAAGAAATGGAATCCAGAAACGAATGCCGCTTCTCTTGACATGTTGGGTGCCGCCTCAACGATGACTGCCCGTGCTCATAAGTATTCCAGCAGCAGGTCTGGTGGAAGAACTTCATATCACATAACTCAATTCGATGATGGTCTATCAGAAAGGGCCAAAGGTCTTAATGGTTTtggaaatgaaagagaaaaggtGGCGGCTGATGTTTTGGCTGGTATATGTGGTTCTCTTTCTTCAGAAGCCATGGGTTCGTGTGTCACTAGTAATTTCAACCGAGGAGACAGTTCTCAGGATTTGAAGTGCAAAAAGGGTGTTACTACCGTATTAAGACAGCGTATGACAACCAATGTTCCACGGTATGTTGACAATGAGATTTTTTCTGACGAGAGTTGTGGAGAAATGGGTCCTTCCTATTGGACGGATGGGGAGAAGTCTCTTTTCATAGAAGCGGTGTCAGTTTATGGGAAGAATTTCTCTGTGATCTCTACCCATGTAGGATCAAAATCCACGGACCAATGCAAGGTCTTCTTTAGCAAAGCACGGAAGTGCCTCGGGTTGGATTTAATATGTTCTGCAAAGAAAATGCCAGATAATGGAAATGGGCATGATGCTGATAGAAGCAATGGTGAAGGAGGTGTAGATACCAAAGATGCCTTTCCTTGTGAAATGGTTGGCTCGCGGGTGGTTGATGACTTGCCAAAGGCTGTAATGAGTATAAGTGGTGGTGAATCGGAATCCATGAATCTGCAATCTACCCATCAGGAAGTCAATCCATCCTCAAAGACTTGTAGTAATGCTGCTGTGGATGCTATGGTGTCAGATGATGAATGTACTAGGAAGGATGGCTCTCAATCGGGTTTTGATGACGACTGCCAGTCAGTGAATTCTGCCAATGATAAGAATGGTTTGATACATGAGCAGCAACATGTAGTCATATCTGATGAAACTGCAAAAGAACAAGACATTTCTGTTTTGGTTGCAACATCAGTTGGAAATGTTTCAGATACTGAAACCAAGAGAGGAAATGTCGATGCTAGCACAGCTCGAGGTGATAAAGCTGATTCCCATGCAACAGATTGCCCTTCAATACCCTCAAACTCTCACATAACATCATCGGCTAAGGAGGAACAAGGGCGTCATCATGTGAGAGTGCATTCACGTAGTTTGTCTGATTCTGAGCAATCGTCTAGAAATGGCgacataaaattatttggtcAAATTCTTACACATTCCTCATTTGTGCCGAGTTCAAAATCTGGATCCAGTGAGAACGGAATCAAGACGACCGAGCCTCACCACAAGTTCAAGCGTAGATTGAAAGTAAACAGCCATGGGAATCTAAGTACAGCCAAGTTCAATTGTAAGAACTCTCCAGGCCAAGAGGAGAATACTCCCTCAAGAAGTTATGGAATTTGGGATGGCAACCAAATACGCACTGGGCTTTTGTCATTGCCTGATCCCACCACCCTATTATCCAGATATCCTACATTCAATCATCTCTCTAAGCCAGCCTCCTCCCCGACCGAGCAGTCACCATCTGGTTGCAAGGAAGAGacatcaaactcaaacaagGAAACCCAGAAGAGGGAGGTAAATAATAGTAGGAAGGAGGAAGTAGTTGGAGAAATGAATGTGGAAGAGAGTTGTTGTAATGAGggcggtggtggtggtgggtCATAA